The following nucleotide sequence is from Methanobrevibacter thaueri.
GAAGGCGATTCATACAACTTTGAAGTCCAGATTGAAGAGGAAGACGCAATAGTCATGGGTGTGGAATCGATACCACTGTATTTCCTTAACATTTCCGAAGAGCAGTTGATTGTCCCGGGAGCCTTTGAAAAAGAGGATTTCAAGATAGCCCTACAGGACCTAATCAATGGTGAAATCGAGTCAAAATCATTTATTTAACTCAATATTGTTTTTACTTTCTTAAAAACTTAAATAATTTAAAGTATTATTTTTTCTTATGAAAATAATATATGCAGACACTTTTTTTAAACGTTTAATTGGTTTAATGGGAAAAAAGGATTTCAATCACATTCTATTATTTGCAAATTTAAGGGATTCCAGCATCCACACGATGTTTATGAGATTTGAGATTGATGTCTATTTCATCGATGAAAACAAAAGAGTTTTTGACAAGGCTTCGCTGAAACCATGGAGATTTTATAAAGCTAAAAAACAAGCAAAATATGTTTTAGAGACAAAAAAAGGAGTATTAAAAATAAAAATAGG
It contains:
- a CDS encoding DUF192 domain-containing protein, with amino-acid sequence MGKKDFNHILLFANLRDSSIHTMFMRFEIDVYFIDENKRVFDKASLKPWRFYKAKKQAKYVLETKKGVLKIKIGDYLDFI